In Pochonia chlamydosporia 170 chromosome 3, whole genome shotgun sequence, the following are encoded in one genomic region:
- a CDS encoding peptidylarginine deiminase-like enzyme (similar to Metarhizium robertsii ARSEF 23 XP_007819968.2), whose product MVFCKEDNRELLQNLKDLVQRDREAGEYVPPQFDSILQSLDEMSAENDGYTQPASSTRSKTYSPGREEFEILEAYNTLIKAGGRPVCPLGETNSISQYPGRYRSILGPWIRNPLTSSTIDWKDVFQQQLYNWQRFKAWQQSNRDIEDTRNLPLEESSDEGNYSPSRSGYISKSTKFEAHVAKAKRRLSHCGFTKSFTFDMDMGRQDEWTTWIEYMSFECYCCDVHFQHIGPTTIADLRPMRILDNTEDPPETEHGRFSEANEANSRYASLPSNINLNASLGNGRYNAHTTGKVLNYTDNAGGSHTRTRIRETSGSTFTSLDCGTSKPVKSAKAAGETQHAEHHNLILRWALLQEPEIAAKIVNSPRDLSAKGIPWTSIHGPRLKRNRDGSLCNVPRAACHDGTLSEKGVDDENIEHKRSRNRG is encoded by the exons ATGGTGTTTTGCAAAGAAGACAACAGGGAACTTTTGCAAAATCTAAA AGACCTCGTCCAAAGAGAtcgagaagctggagaatATGTCCCACCTCAATTTGACAGCATATTGCAAAGCTTGGATGAGATGTCGGCCGAAAACGATGGATATACCCAACCCGCCTCATCAACGAGGTCAAAGACATACAGCCCCGGACGTGAAGAGTTCGAGATCCTCGAAGCATATAATACCCTCATCAAGGCAGGCGGCCGGCCGGTCTGCCCACTTGGAGAAACAAATTCCATATCGCAATACCCTGGCCGATACCGTTCGATCCTAGGGCCTTGGATAAGGAACCCATTGACGAGCTCCACGATAGATTGGAAAGACGTCTTCCAACAGCAGCTATATAATTGGCAGCGTTTCAAAGCTTGGCAACAATCCAACCGTGACATAGAGGACACGCGCAATCTACCCTTGGAGGAATCAAGCGATGAAGGCAATTATTCACCTTCTAGGAGTGGATACATTTCGAAGTCAACGAAGTTTGAAGCGCATGTGGCCAAAGCTAAACGGCGATTGAGCCACTGCGGTTTTACTAAATCGTTCACTTTTGACATGGATATGGGCAGACAGGATGAATGGACGACATGGATTGAGTACATGAGCTTCGAGTGTTATTGCTGCGACGTCCATTTTCAGCATATTGGGCCTACAACGATAGCAGACCTCCGGCCGATGAGGATTTTAGATAATACCGAAGATCCGCCTGAAACGGAACATGGAAGGTTTTCTGAGGCCAACGAAGCCAACAGCAGATATGCTTCCCTGCCAAGCAATATCAACCTCAATGCCTCTTTAGGAAACGGCCGCTACAATGCGCATACGACCGGAAAAGTTCTCAATTACACAGATAACGCTGGGGGCTCTCATACAAGAACCAGAATACGCGAAACATCTGGGTCAACCTTTACCAGCCTCGATTGCGGAACCTCAAAGCCGGTCAAATCAGCAAAGGCAGCCGGGGAAACCCAGCACGCGGAACACCACAATCTGATACTAAGATGGGCTTTGTTGCAGGAACCAGAGATTGCTGCAAAGATTGTAAACAGTCCGCGGGACCTCAGCGCAAAGGGCATCCCGTGGACATCAATTCATGGTCCTCGACTGAAGCGAAATCGAGACGGTTCCCTTTGTAACGTACCTCGTGCTGCTTGTCATGACGGCACGCTCAGCGAGAAGGGTGTTGACGACGAAAATATCGAGCATAAGCGATCTCGGAATAGAGGATAA
- a CDS encoding FAD dependent oxidoreductase superfamily (similar to Beauveria bassiana ARSEF 2860 XP_008595735.1), with amino-acid sequence MSSKPHVVIIGAGVIGLTSALELSQSHNVTVLATHLPGDWAIEYSSPRAGAHFRPTPVNNEKDALENTYMHQTFDKLKHVSESDTSSGVEFIPAVEYFESDLSAKDMEMFSSWPGFRILKPSELPKSSIKAGLTYDAWVLNSPVYLKWLQRKAEDNGVVFVRETLTAIPEAVFVATRYREDLAPPEIVVNASGIGFGDAACFPSRGQFILIENTYQRTVSHHCADGHATVVIPRPLGGGTVIGGTKEPNNWSPHNSTAATEEILRRVAAICPDILQQAPGNNAKPEIHVKEAYVGRRPMRKGGMRLESEIIEIVETAQDGLHNGKRNLHVVHCYGAGPSGYKISWGVATKISALVRGV; translated from the exons ATGTCCTCAAAACCAcacgtcgtcatcatcgg CGCGGGGGTAATCGGCCTCACTTCCGCCCTCGAACTCTCCCAATCCCACAATGTCACCGTTCTCGCTACACATCTCCCCGGCGACTGGGCCATCGAGTACTCTTCCCCCAGAGCGGGAGCCCATTTCCGTCCTACACCTGTAAATAACGAGAAAGATGCCCTTGAAAATACAtacatgcaccagacgttcGACAAGTTGAAGCATGTGTCTGAATCGGATACATCGTCTGGTGTGGAATTTATTCCCGCAGTGGAGTACTTTGAGTCGGATCTCTCTGCaaaggacatggagatgTTCTCGTCCTGGCCTGGTTTCCGGATCTTGAAACCGAGTGAATTGCCGAAAAGCTCTATCAAGGCTGGGTTAACCTACGATGCTTGGGTTCTAAACTCACCCGTTTATTTGAAGTGGTTGCAGAGGAAGGCCGAGGACAATGGAGTAGTCTTTGTTCGAGAGACATTGACTGCCATTCCTGAAGCAGTGTTTGTTGCTACCCGATATCGTGAGGACTTGGCGCCACCTGAAATTGTGGTGAATGCAAGTGGTATTGGCTTCGGCGACGCAGCTTGTTTCCCGTCTAGAGGGCAGTTTATCCTCATTGAAAACACATACCAGCGTACTGTTTCCCATCATTGTGCGGACGGACACGCGACAGTGGTTATTCCTCGTCCTCTAGGAGGGGGGACAGTCATCGGAGGGACAAAGGAGCCTAATAATTG GTCACCGCATAACTCGACAGCAGCAACGGAAGAAATATTACGGCGTGTAGCGGCTATTTGTCCTGACATCCTGCAGCAAGCTCCTGGAAATAATGCCAAGCCAGAAATACATGTCAAAGAAGCGTATGTTGGGCGGAGACCGATGAGGAAGGGAGGCATGCGCCTTGAATCAGAGATTATTGAGATTGTTGAAACTGCTCAAGATGGTCTTCATAATGGGAAGAGAAATTTGCATGTTGTGCATTGTTATGGCGCTGGGCCAAGCGGGTATAAGATTAGCTGGGGGGTTGCCACGAAGATTTCTGCCTTGGTTAGGGGAGTGTAG
- a CDS encoding cytochrome P450 (similar to Metarhizium robertsii ARSEF 23 XP_007819969.2) — translation MAAVQQTFGTPLAMADSSIIGAANATVRDSGIVATAVTEFQQSPIRYTVSALLVTFLVYLYRQSIPELDAKEPPLMLPRIPYIGHLVGLIKNQAEYYTDLHKKTGAAIATLPMLGGKTYAIWDPALVQSALRQKTLSFEPFAVDFLQTMLGMKEESYKAFREIPQLVIDFFDALHVTVRGEPLHRMNANALNYVSSRLDAMKGTKKIPVDNFYLWLRELMTSATTTALMGRKNPLLKDPTLVDDLWTWENAIPNMLITPYHSVTNAAAFQSREKLQKELGNYYATRGDQDETTAAVTRERAVVLRKYGLPDSEIGRFEASLLQLATGNTIPTTFWMVANVFTRFDIVERLRRELDPLVQRKEGSSIATINITKFDEMCPLLVSCYRESIRLSNHALCVRRVMEETIISNGRGETYVLKKGSDVQIPAGYTHRTEDVWGPNASEYEADRFVNRQAKLSAQAEKNKRSAYIPFGGGKHLCPGRNFAFAEILGTAAALVLAFDMSADGHGAPVQLAKMANTTIMGGASKPEKQGEGMSLVIQRRPGWEDVTFEFEVVGNQSEQ, via the exons atggcagccgtTCAGCAAACTTTCGGCACACcgttggccatggcggaTTCTTCCATTATTGGTGCCGCTAATGCCACGGTTCGTGACAGTGGTATTGTCGCCACTGCCGTGACCGAGTTTCAACAATCTCCTATTCGATATACAGTTTCAGCTCTTCTTGTCACATTCCTCGTCTATCTGTACAGACAGTCAATTCCAGAGCTGGACGCCAAGGAGCCTCCATTGATGCTGCCTCGAATTCCTTACATTGGCCACCTTGTCGGCCTTATTAAAAACCAAGCAGAGTACTACACGGATTTGCA CAAGAAGACTGGTGCTGCGATTGCTACCTTGCCCATGCTGGGTGGCAAGACCTATGCCATTTGGGACCCTGCTCTTGTTCAGTCTGCTCTTCGGCAGAAGACTCTTAGTTTCGAGCCATTTGCTGTTGATTTCTTACAAACCATGCTGGGAATGAAAGAAGAGTCCTACAAAGCCTTCCGAGAGATTCCACAGCTTGTTATCGACTTTTTTGACGCTTTGCATGTAACAGTTCGTGGCGAGCCACTACATCGCATGAATGCAAATGCCCTCAACTACGTCTCATCCAGACTGGATGCTATGAAGGGAACGAAGAAGATTCCCGTCGATAATTTCTACTTGTGGTTGCGAGAGTTGATGACTTCCGCCACCACAACGGCTCTTATGGGCCGGAAGAACCCTCTGCTCAAGGATCCAACGCTTGTTGACGATTTGTG GACCTGGGAGAACGCCATCCCTAACATGCTCATCACCCCATACCACTCTGTCACCAATGCGGCGGCTTTCCAGTCTCGTGAGAAACTGCAGAAGGAGTTGGGCAACTACTATGCCACTCGGGGCGACCAGGATGAGACTACGGCTGCTGTAACTCGCGAGAGGGCTGTGGTCCTTCGAAAGTACGGTCTTCCCGATAGCGAAATTGGCAGGTTCGAAGCTAGTTTGCTTCAACTGGCAACTGGAAATACCATTCCCACTACGTTTTGGATGGTTGCCAATGTCTTTACTCGCTTCGATATTGTCGAGCGTCTTCGCAGAGAGCTCGATCCTCTTGTGCAGCGTAAGGAAGGAAgcagcatcgccaccatTAACATTACCAAGTTTGATGAAATGTGCCCGCTGCTCGTCAGCTGCTACCGCGAGTCTATCCGTCTGTCTAATCATGCGTTGTGCGTTCGACGAGTAATGGAAGAGACCATCATTTCAAACGGAAGAGGAGAAACCTATGTTTTAAAGAAGGGATCAGACGTCCAAATTCCCGCTGGATACACCCACCGCACAGAAGACGTTTGGGGACCGAATGCCTCGGAGTATGAAGCGGATCGTTTCGTCAACCGTCAGGCCAAACTCTCCGCCCAGGCTGAAAAGAATAAGAGATCTGCGTATATCccctttggtggtggaaagCACCTCTGCCCTGGTCGCaattttgcctttgctgaaATTCTGGGAACCGCTGCCGCTCTCGTCTTGGCTTTTGATATGTCGGCGGATGGACATGGCGCCCCAGTTCAGCTGGCTAAAATGGCAAACACAACCATCATGGGTGGCGCATCAAAACCCGAGAAGCAGGGAGAGGGAATGAGTCTTGTTATCCAGCGTCGGCCCGGGTGGGAGGACGTCACTTTTGAGTttgaggttgttggcaaCCAGAGTGAACAGTGA
- a CDS encoding peptidylarginine deiminase-like enzyme (similar to Metarhizium acridum CQMa 102 XP_007807323.1) codes for MAQNRLASFCRPAEWARHARTILAWPSAKAAPYQDDRMSLSRATNDICSIAEAVSRFEPVTLLVDRERQGEAERRFAAKEAKHAHEIRVHPVAGEQLDLWMRDIAPTFTLQHNPKGKKLHGVVYNFNGWGDKFNSETCSALAGRYLQDVGIPPVSSSITTEGGALEIDGEGTLMASESSLMNDNRNPGQTKSQIEAELSRTLGVTKFIWIPGLKNGDSTDFHIDAYARFVRPGVVLVSTPSQTEDPGPWKNAYAEARQILASASDARGRRLEIVEVQEPRIEKLVPEEYLGVIKGQYGYRPVHSYVNFLIVNGGVILPQFGDEETDRRAVEVVRRVFGREREVVPVWIGELPLLGGGIHCSSQEMPLWEGF; via the coding sequence ATGGCTCAAAACCGCCTCGCGTCCTTCTGCCGCCCAGCAGAATGGGCCAGACACGCCCGCACAATCCTCGCCTGGCCATCCGCCAAAGCAGCGCCATACCAAGACGACCGCATGTCCTTGTCCCGCGCCACAAATGACATATGTTCCATCGCAGAAGCTGTTTCTCGTTTTGAGCCCGTGACGCTGCTTGTCGACCGGGAgcgccaaggagaagccgAGAGACGGTTTGCGGCAAAAGAAGCCAAGCACGCTCATGAGATACGTGTTCATCCCGTCGCCGGAGAGCAATTAGACCTGTGGATGAGAGATATCGCGCCTACGTTTACATTGCAACACAATCCCAAGGGAAAGAAGTTGCACGGTGTGGTGTACAACTTCAATGGGTGGGGGGACAAGTTCAACTCTGAGACGTGTAGTGCTCTCGCCGGGAGATATCTCCAAGATGTTGGCATTCCACCGGTCTCATCGTCCATTACCACCGAAGGAGGAGCTCTTGAAATAGATGGCGAGGGCACACTCATGGCCAGCGAAAGCTCTCTCATGAACGACAACAGAAACCCCGGCCAGACCAAGTCCCAAATCGAGGCTGAGCTCTCTCGCACCCTAGGAGTCACCAAATTCATCTGGATACCAGGACTAAAGAACGGCGATTCTACGGATTTCCATATCGATGCCTACGCGCGCTTTGTTCGTCCAGGCGTGGTTCTCGTATCAACGCCCAGTCAGACAGAGGACCCCGGCCCATGGAAGAATGCGTACGCTGAAGCTCGACAGATTTTGGCATCCGCTTCAGATGCACGGGGGAGGAGGTTGGAAATCGTGGAGGTTCAGGAGCCGAGGATAGAAAAGCTTGTCCCGGAGGAGTATCTGGGCGTTATTAAGGGTCAGTACGGGTATAGACCTGTGCATAGTTATGTGAATTTTCTGATTGTGAATGGCGGTGTTATATTGCCGCAGTTTGGGGATGAGGAGACGGATAGAAGGGCGGTGGAGGTTGTGAGGAGGGTGTttgggagggagagggaggttGTGCCGGTTTGGATTGGGGAGTTGCCGCTGTTGGGGGGTGGGATTCATTGTTCTTCGCAGGAGATGCCTTTATGGGAAGGGTTTTAG
- a CDS encoding phenylacetyl-CoA ligase (similar to Metarhizium acridum CQMa 102 XP_007807326.1), with protein MVFLPPPSSPPLPELPDSITLEEFINNPHYGRYPVAASRNPYTCGITGLTRSVAEVAQRTDYLARGIAKRLGFNPQEGTEWDRVVCLYSLNTIDYIPFAHSIHRLSGIVTPASAAYSHQELEHQLRSSGAQALFTCVPLLDNALKAADAVGIPRERVFLLAVPKVSSDSRFKTVDDLVAEGADLPPLAPLKWIKGQGARQTAFLCYSSGTSGLPKAVMVSHLNVIANILQVATIDTVARKQLGVKTQTNVGVLPFSHIYGLTLVALLGHYRGDQVVVLPKFEPATFLNAIQRFKIEQLSVVPPMLIHIIMNREAVSKYDLSSVRFVYCGAAPLGTEVIEGILKLYPTWHIGQGYGMTEASPVVVSTSEVDRLVGSSGCLMPGSRGKIIDSEGNEVTAHETRGELLVQSPSVVLGYLHNEKANAETFVHHEDGRWLKTGDEVLVRKSAQGTEHFVITDRIKELIKVKGHQVAPAELEAHLLSHPFVSDCTVIPIPDPRAGEVPKAYVVKARESEGRSDEEITQAICKHVEDHKARHKWLKGGVEFIDVIPKSASGKILRRLLKDKEKARRKELGAKL; from the exons ATGGTGTTTCTGCCACCGCCGTCTTCACCACCCCTCCCAG AACTTCCCGACTCAATCACCCTCGaagaattcatcaacaaccccCACTACGGACGGTATCCTGTCGCCGCCTCCCGGAATCCATACACATGTGGCATCACCGGATTGACCAGGTCGGTGGCCGAGGTCGCACAGCGGACAGACTACCTGGCACGAGGCATTGCGAAGCGGTTAGGCTTCAATCCACAAGAGGGTACTGAGTGGGATCGAGTCGTTTGTCTGTACTCTCTGAACACG ATTGACTACATTCCCTTTGCGCACTCGATTCACCGTCTCTCGGGTATTGTTACACCAGCTAGCGCGGCTTACTCCCACCAGGAATTGGAGCACCAGCTTCGGTCGTCGGGTGCCCAGGCTTTATTTACATGTGTGCCTCTGCTGGATAATGCGTTGAAGGCGGCTGATGCGGTCGGCATTCCGAGAGAGCGCGTGTTTCTCCTTGCTGTTCCCAAGGTTTCTTCGGACTCGAGGTTCAAGACTGTCGATGATTTAGTTGCCGAAGGGGCGGATTTGCCTCCATTGGCGCCGTTGAAATGGATCAAGGGACAAGGGGCGAGGCAGACTGCCTTTTTGTGTTATTCAAGCGGTACTTCAGGATTACCG AAAGCCGTCATGGTCTCCCATCTCAATGTCATAGCAAACATTCTCCAAGTCGCAACTATTGACACAGTCGCCCGCAAACAACTCGGCGTCAAGACCCAAACGAATGTCGGCGTCCTACCATTCAGCCACATCTACGGCCTCACATTAGTCGCACTCCTCGGCCACTACCGCGGCGATCAGGTAGTCGTGCTGCCCAAGTTCGAGCCAGCGACCTTTTTAAATGCCATTCAGCGCTTCAAAATCGAGCAGCTGAGCGTAGTGCCACCGATGTTGATCCACATCATTATGAATAGAGAGGCGGTGTCAAAATACGACTTGAGCAGTGTACGGTTTGTGTATTGCGGTGCGGCGCCGCTGGGCACAGAGGTCATCGAGGGCATTTTGAAGTTGTATCCTACTTGGCATATTGGACAAGGCTACG GCATGACTGAAGCTTCGCCGGTGGTAGTTTCAACCAGCGAAGTAGACAGACTAGTCGGCTCGTCTGGCTGTCTCATGCCCGGGTCAAGAGGCAAAATCATCGATTCAGAAGGCAACGAGGTGACTGCCCACGAAACAAGAGGCGAACTACTAGTCCAGTCGCCATCCGTAGTCCTCGGCTACCTTCACAATGAGAAAGCCAATGCCGAGACATTCGTTCACCACGAGGATGGTCGCTGGCTCAAGACAGGAGACGAAGTACTCGTTAGAAAATCCGCCCAAGGAACAGAGCACTTTGTCATTACCGACCGTATCAAGGAACTCATCAAAGTAAAG GGTCACCAAGTCGCCCCCGCAGAACTAGAAGCCCACCTCCTCTCACACCCCTTCGTATCCGACTGCACCGTCATACCCATCCCGGACCCGCGAGCCGGCGAAGTCCCCAAAGCTTATGTCGTCAAGGCTCGTGAGTCAGAGGGTCGTTCGGACGAGGAAATCACACAAGCTATCTGCAAGCACGTGGAGGATCACAAGGCACGACATAAGTGGCTCAAGGGTGGTGTAGAATTCATCGATGTCATTCCGAAGAGTGCGAGTGGTAAGATATTAAGGCGGTTGCTGAAAGATaaggagaaggcgaggaggaaggaaTTGGGTGCTAAGCTGTAA
- a CDS encoding acid proteinase A (similar to Beauveria bassiana ARSEF 2860 XP_008600014.1), with translation MKTVSALLFAGLAQAALEVTSNGVTYIVTHTKNGVELPVVPGPKLDFGSRSRQRIGKRATSTNWCGVANTNSPGGNWTNIVGAWTVPQISLRQGQSPGDQPSIAQWVGIDGDGCGTGLIQGGTLSQLNSDGSSQSNYAWFEFVPNPLSTFQMTVNTGDSISGNVTATGSNTGYITVNNESNGESMTMQITDGPGTLCGYSAEWIFEDLTGGNGLLPFAEFPSNQFTGCMATTSTGQSGDADGATSIDLVANGQTQCSGSGQGTTVQIQSTA, from the exons ATGAAGACTGTATCTGCCCTCTTGTTCGCAGGACTCGCACAAGCTGCCCTGGAAGTCACCAGCAACGGTGTCACATACATCGTCACTCACACCAAGAACGGCGTTGAACTCCCCGTCGTGCCGGGGCCAAAGCTAGATTTTGGCAGCAGGAGCCGTCAGCGTATTGGCAAGAGAGCAACTTCAACCaactggtgtggtgtggcAAACACCAATTCACCTGGTGGAAACTGGACCAACATTGTTGGCGCATGGACGGTTCCTCAGATATCTCTTCGCCAGGGACAATCTCCTGGTGACCAGCCATCTATTGCACAGTGGGTTGGTATCGATGGCGACGGCTGTGGAACAGGTTTAATCCAAGGCGGTACTCTCTCGCAG CTCAACTCTGATGGAAGCAGCCAGTCTAACTATGCTTGGTTCGAGTTTGTTCCCAATCCTCTGTCCACATTCCAAATGACAG TCAACACTGGTGACTCCATCTCTGGAAATGTGACTGCTACCGGCAGCAATACCGGTTACAT CACGGTTAATAATGAAAGCAACGGCGAATCAATGACAATGCAAATCACAGACGGACCTGGTACCCTCTGTGGCTACTCTGCAGAATGGATTTTCGAGGATTTGACCGGCGGCAATGGTCTTTTGCCATTTGCGGAGTTCCCCAGTAATCAGTTCACAGGGTGCATGGCCACCACTTCCACTGGGCAGAGCGGTGACGCCGATGGAGCGACATCGATTGACCTTGTTGCAAATGGTCAGACTCAGTGTTCTGGATCCGGTCAAGGTACCACGGTTCAGATACAAAGTACTGCATGA
- a CDS encoding insect cuticle binding adhesin, Mad1 (similar to Metarhizium robertsii ARSEF 23 XP_007819964.1): MKSSVSLLVAAAGVQQASATFGLGASFDFGLGWTGAKTFPCPDNTVNKCTPKQNRDWDWSDVTVGSLTSYAGFTFGGGWSCENNNGKRGELQGRTFGPGKVISGSCNEDDDVGLSIGVGVDAGVDAFSIGSFDMSTEFDARLEFHYDMPDGSVCKQTSNCKQGGSTIVNKQCGGAKKVRVIYPKQIVKKGFTFKKKCKVSCHKIKWHCGKPTQKPTTRYTVPGTTSTKVIKTTTTQPGQQTTPATTLQTTTRPGQDTTTTQPGQDTTTTKPGQDTTTTKPGEQTTPGQQTTPGQQTTPATTPATTFVTTYDSTSTVFTTSTKTITSCGPTVTECPGKNGTHIVTVTVPVSTTICPVTETRTRNEGSSTTVVLPPQSQTTKEQPTGEKPTTPASQPPKPTQTPPCPPVLPSCLNTFLEFKSDCKDNTNPKCICPGEEFVKDIFNCIYAHEKGNAAYEAIAFYQGICGAYIPQNPVIATGPATITQIITVTGTPMITQVPYTTINVATTITKDSSTETVSTQVTIPNIALPTPTGESPNEPAPTTPVAGNPTPTVIGTGGVVPTQPTGSVPVVAGSGRVGAGLGMVLAAVAFVVAF, encoded by the coding sequence ATGAAGTCCTCTGTTTCTCTTTTGGTCGCCGCTGCCGGTGTCCAGCAGGCTTCCGCTACTTTCGGCCTCGGTGCCTCCTTCGACTTCGGTCTGGGTTGGACTGGCGCCAAGACCTTCCCATGCCCTGACAACACCGTGAACAAGTGTACGCCAAAGCAGAACCGCGACTGGGACTGGAGTGATGTTACTGTCGGTTCCCTCACCTCTTATGCGGGCTTCACCTTTGGCGGTGGCTGGTCCTGCGAGAACAACAATGGCAAGCGTGGTGAGCTCCAGGGCCGCACTTTTGGCCCCGGAAAGGTCATCTCCGGTTCTTGcaacgaggatgacgatgttggCTTGTCCATCGGCGTTGGCGTCGATGCCGGCGTCGATGCATTCTCCATTGGCAGCTTCGATATGTCCACCGAGTTCGATGCTCGTCTTGAATTCCACTACGACATGCCCGACGGCAGCGTGTGCAAGCAGACTTCGAACTGCAAGCAGGGTGGTTCAACCATTGTGAACAAGCAGTGCGGTGGTGCCAAGAAGGTCCGCGTCATTTACCCCAAGCAGATTGTCAAGAAGGGCTTCAcattcaagaagaagtgcAAGGTGTCCTGCCACAAGATCAAGTGGCACTGCGGCAAGCCGACCCAGAAGCCAACCACTCGCTACACCGTTCCAGGAACCACCTCTACGAAGGTGATCAAGACTACCACCACCCAGCCCGGGCAGCAGACCACTCCTGCTACCACTCTTCAGACCACAACACGGCCTGGACAGGATACCACTACTACTCAACCCGGCCAGGAcactaccaccaccaagccagGTCAGGATACCACTACTACCAAGCCTGGTGAGCAGACCACTCCTGGACAGCAAACCACTCCCGGACAGCAGACTACTCCCGCAACTACTCCTGCTACCACTTTTGTCACCACCTATGACTCTACATCAACTGTCTTCACAActtccaccaagaccatcacTAGCTGTGGACCTACGGTGACCGAGTGCCCTGGAAAGAATGGAACTCACATTGTTACTGTCACCGTACCTGTGAGCACCACCATCTGCCCCGTCACGGAGACTCGCACCCGCAACGAGGGAAGTTCTACCACTGTTGTCCTTCCTCCTCAGTCTCAGACCACCAAGGAGCAGCCTACCGGCGAGAAGCCCACGACtcctgccagccagccccCCAAGCCTACTCAGACTCCTCCTTGCCCTCCCGTTCTTCCTTCGTGCCTCAACACCTTCTTGGAGTTCAAGTCTGACTGCAAGGACAACACGAACCCCAAGTGCATCTGCCCTGGTGAAGAGTTCGTCAAGGACATTTTCAACTGCATTTACGCTCACGAGAAGGGCAACGCTGCCTATGAGGCTATCGCCTTCTACCAGGGTATTTGCGGAGCTTACATCCCCCAGAACCCTGTTATTGCTACCGGTCCTGCCACCATCACTCAGATCATCACCGTCACTGGCACTCCTATGATCACTCAGGTTCCTTACACTACCATCAATGTTGCtacaaccatcaccaaggacAGCAGCACTGAGACTGTTTCGACCCAAGTGACCATTCCCAACATCGCCTTGCCCACTCCTACCGGTGAATCGCCCAACGAGCCTGCCCCTACTACCCCTGTGGCTGGCAACCCTACTCCCACTGTCATTGGCACGGGCGGTGTGGTTCCTACCCAGCCCACCGGCTCTGTTCCTGTCGTTGCCGGCTCCGGTCGTGTTGGCGCTGGTCTTGGCATGGTTTTGGCCGCCGTCGCTTTCGTTGTTGCCTTTTAA